In a single window of the Anaplasma platys genome:
- a CDS encoding polyprenyl synthetase family protein, with the protein MHCRVHGLVEDFATVLGHEIDRLIASKTPAMAPRMAASFDYCFRAPGKCLRSFLASTAAKTLGGTAEKTLPLCVAIEAVHTYSLVHDDLPSMDNAATRRRRPSCHKEFDEALALLTGDALLTLAFEVLSQMQTDATVRCEIIGLIAAACGCCGMISGQVLDMEGEKFHTRDSVLRIHGMKTARLFSASCEAGAILAYASSEERKILASYGEALGYAFQAKDDLSDVDDDNTSPNLAKVLGREETIKHIDRMLYMSGAELSSLQHDVTLLHEFISFVGDLRL; encoded by the coding sequence ATGCATTGCCGAGTGCATGGATTGGTCGAAGATTTTGCTACAGTTCTCGGGCATGAGATTGACAGACTTATTGCAAGCAAAACTCCTGCTATGGCACCAAGAATGGCAGCATCTTTTGATTATTGCTTTCGGGCACCGGGCAAGTGTTTACGATCGTTCCTAGCTAGCACTGCTGCTAAAACATTGGGCGGCACTGCCGAAAAAACACTGCCACTGTGTGTGGCTATAGAAGCAGTTCATACATATTCTCTAGTGCATGACGATTTGCCATCTATGGACAATGCCGCAACAAGAAGAAGGCGTCCCAGCTGCCATAAAGAGTTCGACGAGGCTCTAGCGTTACTCACCGGAGATGCGTTGCTTACTCTAGCATTCGAGGTTTTGTCGCAAATGCAGACCGATGCCACAGTAAGGTGCGAGATTATAGGGCTAATAGCAGCAGCATGCGGTTGTTGCGGAATGATATCGGGACAGGTGCTTGATATGGAGGGGGAGAAGTTCCATACGCGTGATTCCGTGCTCAGAATTCATGGGATGAAGACGGCGCGCCTATTTTCGGCTTCGTGCGAGGCAGGAGCCATCCTTGCGTACGCCTCCTCAGAGGAAAGAAAAATACTTGCGTCTTATGGGGAAGCCTTGGGTTATGCATTTCAGGCTAAGGATGATCTAAGTGATGTTGATGATGACAACACCAGCCCTAATCTGGCCAAAGTACTAGGCAGGGAAGAAACTATTAAGCATATAGACCGAATGTTATACATGTCAGGAGCTGAACTTAGTAGTTTGCAACATGATGTCACGCTCCTGCATGAATTTATCTCGTTTGTTGGGGACTTGCGCTTATGA
- a CDS encoding ribonucleoside-diphosphate reductase subunit alpha has translation MSQIVIDYTRDGNLTNFGKAVLSDRYLLENENYQQLFVRVAQYYSDNGQHAQRLYDYMSKLWFMPATPILSNGGTSRGLPVSCFLNETEDSLVGILNLWNENVWLASRGGGIGSYWGNLRSIGERVRGSGKTSGIIPFIVVQNALTLAISQGSLRRGSSAVYLPVWHPEIEEFLDIRRPTGGDPNRKALNIHHGVLLSDEFMMAVDEDKTWDLISPKDGAVISTIKARDLWIKILTTRVETGEPYLIFVDTVNRHKPEIYKTLGLDIKMSNLCTEITLATGEDHLKQSRTAICCLASLNLEFYDMWCSNTLFVEDVMRFLDNVLTDFINKAPPEINRAKYSAMRERSIGVGVMGFHSFLQSKMVPFESFAATMWNKKIFSHIKSQADAASYKLALEKGACPDAIDANKMERFVHKLSIAPTASISIIAGNTSPGIEPYAANVFTHKTLTGSFTVRNKFLQELLKSKGKDNVQVWSSISTNEGSVQHLDFLGDHEKLVFRTAYELDQRWVIEHSADRTPYICQSQSVNIFMPAGVHKRYLHKVHFLAWKKGVKSLYYTRSKSVQQADKVSHDVNVASVVTPSRQITNFDYDECLACQ, from the coding sequence GTGTCGCAGATTGTCATAGATTACACTCGGGATGGTAACCTAACGAACTTTGGAAAGGCCGTTTTGTCAGATCGTTACCTGTTGGAGAACGAGAATTATCAGCAGCTTTTTGTGCGTGTTGCGCAGTACTACTCGGACAATGGTCAGCATGCGCAGCGGCTTTATGACTACATGAGCAAGCTCTGGTTCATGCCAGCTACTCCTATTTTGAGCAATGGGGGCACAAGCCGCGGGCTACCGGTGTCGTGTTTCTTGAACGAGACGGAGGATAGTCTTGTTGGCATCCTGAATCTGTGGAATGAGAATGTGTGGTTGGCTTCGCGAGGTGGTGGAATAGGAAGCTACTGGGGCAATCTACGCTCTATTGGGGAGCGCGTCAGAGGCAGTGGCAAGACTTCTGGTATCATCCCGTTTATCGTGGTGCAGAATGCTCTCACTCTAGCAATAAGCCAGGGTTCGCTGCGGCGCGGTAGTTCAGCTGTGTATCTTCCAGTATGGCACCCAGAGATTGAGGAATTTCTAGATATCAGGAGACCAACTGGGGGCGATCCCAATAGGAAAGCTCTAAATATTCATCATGGGGTCTTGCTGTCAGATGAATTTATGATGGCAGTGGATGAGGATAAAACGTGGGACCTGATAAGTCCAAAGGACGGTGCGGTTATTTCCACAATTAAGGCTAGGGACCTATGGATCAAGATATTGACCACCAGGGTGGAAACAGGTGAGCCATATCTGATATTTGTGGATACTGTAAATCGTCATAAGCCTGAGATATACAAGACCTTAGGTCTTGACATTAAGATGTCGAATTTGTGCACTGAGATCACATTGGCGACAGGGGAAGATCATCTCAAGCAGTCTCGCACAGCAATTTGCTGTTTGGCCTCATTAAATCTGGAATTTTATGACATGTGGTGTTCTAATACGCTGTTTGTCGAGGATGTGATGAGATTTTTAGACAACGTCTTGACGGATTTCATCAACAAGGCTCCTCCAGAAATAAATAGGGCGAAGTACTCCGCTATGAGGGAGCGTAGTATCGGTGTTGGAGTTATGGGATTCCACTCGTTCCTGCAGAGCAAGATGGTGCCATTTGAGTCTTTTGCGGCAACCATGTGGAATAAGAAGATTTTTTCCCATATAAAAAGCCAAGCTGATGCGGCTTCTTACAAGCTAGCTTTGGAGAAGGGTGCATGTCCGGACGCAATAGATGCGAATAAGATGGAGAGGTTTGTTCATAAGCTTTCCATAGCGCCTACGGCTTCCATATCCATCATAGCGGGTAATACGTCTCCCGGAATTGAGCCATACGCCGCGAACGTGTTCACGCACAAGACTTTGACGGGGTCTTTCACTGTGCGCAACAAGTTCCTGCAAGAGCTGTTGAAATCCAAAGGAAAGGACAATGTTCAGGTTTGGTCCTCGATTTCGACCAATGAAGGTTCTGTACAGCATTTGGATTTTCTTGGCGATCACGAAAAGCTGGTTTTCCGTACTGCGTATGAACTGGATCAGCGTTGGGTGATTGAGCACAGTGCAGATAGGACGCCGTATATATGCCAGTCGCAGTCTGTGAACATCTTTATGCCGGCTGGTGTTCACAAGCGTTATCTGCATAAGGTACACTTCTTGGCGTGGAAGAAGGGAGTTAAGAGCCTGTATTATACCAGGTCTAAGTCTGTGCAGCAGGCTGATAAGGTGTCGCACGATGTGAACGTTGCGTCCGTTGTTACCCCTAGTCGTCAGATTACCAACTTTGACTACGACGAGTGCTTGGCTTGCCAGTAA
- the ruvX gene encoding Holliday junction resolvase RuvX, with the protein MGVDFGERKMGLALSDPTYLIATPYGLYMRRNMRQDLGELSALFKKEGVGALVVGLPLQADGSEGQLCGEVRRFTDKLIKKSGIGLYFQDERYTTAMASRAAEEAGLRRKASQEVDDKISAALILQQVLDMAKRLGIT; encoded by the coding sequence ATGGGCGTTGACTTCGGCGAGAGAAAGATGGGGCTTGCGCTGAGTGATCCCACTTATCTTATAGCAACTCCATATGGTTTATACATGCGGCGCAATATGCGCCAAGACCTCGGTGAGCTGAGTGCCCTCTTCAAAAAGGAGGGGGTTGGAGCCTTAGTGGTGGGGCTACCGTTACAAGCTGATGGTAGCGAAGGGCAGTTATGCGGTGAGGTTCGTAGATTCACTGATAAGCTGATCAAAAAGTCGGGGATTGGCCTTTACTTTCAGGATGAGAGATATACTACGGCAATGGCAAGTAGGGCAGCCGAGGAAGCGGGTTTGCGAAGAAAGGCATCTCAGGAAGTTGACGACAAAATATCCGCAGCGCTGATTTTGCAGCAAGTCCTAGATATGGCAAAACGCTTGGGCATTACTTGA
- a CDS encoding adenylosuccinate synthase has protein sequence MPSIVVVGLQWGDEGKGKIVDWLSEHADTVVRFQGGSNAGHTIVAEGQVFKLSLLPSSVLRKGKQSIIGNGVVLDPYALVREIEVLAASNIEVTTENLALSETCPLVLSVHREAEKILENIRGSDAIGTTCMGIGPCYEDKVGRRAIRLCDLQDEKSLKGKVECLISYHNLLRKASGLDVFRTEEIMDELMRIVPRVLPFMKHAAGMIYEQLAAGKTILFEGAQGALLDVDHGTYPYVTSSNTMAAYATIGCGVGSLGNARVIGLAKAYTTRVGNGPFITELTDSLGDLIVERGREYGTVSKRRRRCGWFDAVLVKHTALLSGATEIAITKLDVLDTLSEIKVCVGYRHNGKYYDYLPAASHVQQELEPVYEVLPGWLDNTLGAVSQEDLPDKALSYIKKIESLLQIPVNIVSTSPDRDHVMSLNGATKTAAIRM, from the coding sequence ATGCCAAGTATAGTAGTTGTCGGACTACAGTGGGGAGATGAAGGCAAGGGAAAAATAGTAGACTGGCTATCCGAGCACGCTGATACCGTGGTGAGATTTCAGGGCGGTAGCAATGCAGGACACACCATAGTGGCGGAAGGACAAGTCTTCAAGCTGAGTTTGCTTCCTTCGTCAGTACTCAGGAAAGGGAAACAGTCTATAATAGGGAACGGCGTAGTGTTGGACCCTTATGCATTGGTCCGTGAAATTGAAGTCCTTGCAGCGAGTAATATAGAGGTTACAACGGAAAATTTGGCACTATCGGAAACCTGTCCTTTGGTCCTAAGCGTTCATAGAGAGGCCGAAAAAATACTAGAGAACATACGTGGCTCAGATGCCATAGGCACAACTTGTATGGGCATAGGACCGTGTTATGAGGACAAAGTTGGTCGCAGAGCAATCCGACTGTGTGACCTGCAGGACGAAAAATCACTGAAGGGGAAAGTTGAGTGCCTAATTTCCTATCATAACCTGCTGAGAAAGGCATCAGGTCTGGATGTATTTCGCACCGAAGAAATAATGGATGAACTCATGCGCATCGTGCCTAGGGTGCTACCATTTATGAAGCATGCAGCTGGAATGATATACGAGCAGCTTGCCGCTGGAAAAACAATTCTCTTTGAGGGCGCTCAAGGCGCACTTCTTGATGTCGATCATGGAACATATCCGTACGTCACTTCCAGCAATACCATGGCTGCATATGCCACTATTGGCTGCGGGGTAGGCTCTCTTGGTAATGCACGGGTTATCGGCCTAGCTAAGGCTTACACTACCAGGGTGGGAAATGGACCATTCATCACAGAACTTACTGATAGTCTTGGAGACCTTATAGTCGAGCGGGGAAGGGAATACGGAACTGTTAGCAAACGCCGGCGGAGGTGCGGGTGGTTTGATGCTGTGTTGGTCAAACATACAGCTCTTCTCTCAGGCGCTACAGAGATTGCCATAACGAAACTTGACGTTCTGGATACACTGAGCGAGATTAAAGTATGTGTGGGATACCGCCACAACGGTAAATACTATGATTATTTGCCAGCAGCTTCCCATGTGCAGCAGGAGCTGGAACCCGTGTATGAAGTGCTCCCAGGATGGCTGGACAATACTCTTGGGGCAGTATCGCAAGAAGACTTACCCGATAAGGCGTTGTCGTACATAAAAAAGATCGAGAGTCTGTTACAAATTCCGGTGAACATAGTGTCTACTAGTCCGGACAGAGACCACGTCATGTCTTTGAACGGCGCAACAAAAACGGCAGCTATACGTATGTAG
- a CDS encoding OmpA family protein, whose product MLPRGFFSLLWVFLALTSSSCFFTKIGSPSYSGKTLYTGENAGAHFANKVEKVYFDAGECKLRESSKRVLLGLIEKVKKRKGVRLTIIGHADSSGEEECNIALGKKRADAVKQFIVEHDKSLASRITTHTKGRSEPEVLVYSKDEREIEKAYTQNRRVVIIVEFANSPEKSPRLRKAS is encoded by the coding sequence ATGCTGCCGCGCGGGTTTTTTTCGCTCCTGTGGGTGTTTCTGGCTTTGACGAGTAGCAGTTGCTTTTTTACCAAGATAGGAAGCCCATCATATAGCGGGAAAACGCTCTATACTGGCGAAAATGCGGGCGCACACTTTGCCAATAAGGTGGAAAAGGTGTACTTCGACGCAGGAGAGTGCAAGTTGCGGGAGTCGAGCAAAAGAGTTTTGCTCGGGCTTATAGAGAAGGTAAAAAAGCGGAAAGGAGTGCGCTTGACGATAATAGGACATGCGGATTCTAGTGGTGAAGAAGAGTGCAACATTGCGTTGGGCAAGAAGCGAGCTGATGCAGTGAAGCAATTCATCGTGGAACATGACAAGTCCTTGGCCTCACGTATTACGACTCACACAAAAGGCAGGTCAGAACCAGAGGTCTTGGTCTACTCAAAAGATGAGAGAGAAATAGAGAAGGCCTACACGCAGAATAGAAGGGTTGTGATAATCGTAGAATTTGCAAATAGTCCCGAAAAATCACCAAGGCTGCGCAAGGCCAGCTAA
- a CDS encoding carboxypeptidase has product MVVQNMKHYKFLEQIFAKVRNISDVIDGLCYGGAVDQDVTDRIRTLQEIRQEIIDSDVVASAINTSLSSKGQLSDWEVANLHCMNRMHKNQKGIPASLITSLTEARMKCRNSWMVFREGDEPSNGVMQLLGDVVQLSREVAAIKSEDLGFASRYDALLKIYDGDFDTKRIDEAFTDAGAFFRQFYGEVLEKQNSGKVRASKSISKAITCDKQRMLHECLVSAMCEGIAVADMTGGYTGCSVDWFEWAGGVSCHEEDYRIGLRGAMESVGHALYKANLPQKWKSQPIGGFAGNVMYEAQGALMSCHLLRDNRFLEFVFPTVKKLFSLRGRAADVENLQMYLSEVKTDLLLERSDEVTSLAHVMLRYALEKEMINGDLEVSELPDAWAQGMRYYFDSVPSDDREGFLQDEYWVSGVFGYLPGKVLGAVAATQIYSSMANHKVDVLSRVEKGDFSALVGWLCRYVYSNGARYSSTMMLKKITGRRIDMDAYKNHLVSRYLSM; this is encoded by the coding sequence TTGGTTGTTCAAAATATGAAGCATTACAAGTTTTTGGAGCAGATTTTTGCCAAGGTGCGTAATATAAGCGACGTTATAGACGGTCTTTGTTATGGTGGGGCTGTTGACCAAGATGTTACGGATAGAATACGCACATTGCAGGAAATCAGGCAGGAGATAATAGATAGTGATGTTGTTGCATCAGCGATAAACACATCCCTCTCAAGTAAGGGGCAGCTCTCAGATTGGGAGGTTGCCAACCTTCATTGCATGAATAGAATGCACAAGAATCAAAAAGGCATTCCTGCAAGTTTAATTACTTCGCTCACCGAAGCGAGAATGAAATGTAGAAACAGTTGGATGGTGTTCCGCGAAGGAGATGAGCCCTCTAATGGAGTTATGCAGCTATTGGGGGATGTAGTGCAGCTTTCCAGAGAAGTTGCCGCGATAAAGTCGGAGGATCTAGGCTTTGCCAGTAGGTACGATGCGCTGCTGAAGATTTATGATGGAGACTTTGACACAAAGCGAATCGATGAAGCGTTTACTGACGCTGGTGCGTTTTTTAGGCAGTTTTACGGCGAGGTTTTGGAGAAACAAAACAGTGGCAAGGTTCGTGCTTCTAAGTCTATTTCCAAGGCAATAACATGCGACAAACAGAGAATGTTGCATGAATGTCTGGTTTCTGCAATGTGCGAGGGTATCGCTGTTGCAGATATGACTGGTGGATACACCGGGTGTTCCGTAGATTGGTTTGAATGGGCTGGAGGGGTTTCTTGTCACGAGGAGGACTACAGAATAGGCCTTAGGGGCGCAATGGAAAGTGTAGGGCACGCTTTGTATAAGGCGAATTTGCCTCAGAAGTGGAAGAGCCAACCAATAGGTGGTTTCGCCGGAAACGTGATGTACGAGGCGCAGGGGGCATTGATGTCATGCCACTTGCTGAGGGACAATAGGTTCTTGGAGTTTGTTTTTCCCACAGTGAAGAAGCTGTTTTCTTTGAGAGGGCGGGCGGCCGATGTTGAGAATCTGCAGATGTACCTTTCGGAAGTCAAGACGGATTTGTTGTTGGAACGCTCAGATGAGGTGACGTCTTTGGCACACGTTATGCTCAGGTATGCTTTGGAAAAGGAGATGATTAATGGTGATCTGGAAGTCAGCGAATTGCCAGATGCATGGGCTCAGGGTATGAGGTACTATTTTGATAGTGTTCCGAGTGATGACAGAGAGGGATTTTTGCAGGACGAGTACTGGGTTAGCGGAGTTTTTGGCTACTTGCCGGGCAAAGTGTTGGGCGCTGTTGCGGCTACACAGATTTATTCGTCTATGGCAAATCACAAAGTTGATGTGTTAAGTCGGGTCGAGAAGGGAGATTTTTCGGCCTTGGTAGGCTGGTTGTGCCGGTATGTATACTCAAATGGGGCGCGTTATAGCAGCACAATGATGTTGAAAAAGATCACGGGTCGTAGAATAGACATGGATGCCTATAAAAACCACCTCGTGTCCAGGTATTTGAGTATGTGA
- the tkt gene encoding transketolase — translation MNCDSRSYTDDELHVMARAIRLISVDAIQKAESGHPGMPLGMADVAVVLFSRFLNFSARDPAWIDRDRLVLSNGHGSMLLYSIMHLLGCLGMDDIKQFRQLHSITPGHPEYGCTPGVEATTGPLGQGLGCAVGMAIAEKILAQRFGSDLVDHYTYVMAGDGCLMEGISHEAASLAGHLCLEKLVVLFDDNGISIDGKTSLATSDDVAARFLSYGWDVLEADGHDYEQIGRAIERARKSSKPSIIACKTVIGKFMAAKENTSSAHSWPFTADDAQGLRNVLGHQGGIFEVDARAESLWAKVRDRGDSAYNAWVDRANNCGDRARHLNDAISPGIPDYVFSELRSSCKGVSSPEATRKSFGRVLELLTGKVAKLIGGSADLTSSNNTKASCMRSIERCDFSGSYIYYGIREHAMAACMNGIALHGGFIPYGGTFLVFSDYCRPAIRLSALMALQVMYVMTHDSIGVGEDGPTHQPVEHLASLRAIPNLYVFRPADAIEVLECCEIALRLTKSPALFVLARQNVAQLRGGDDGGGNLSAKGAYVLGECEGDLRVTIFATGSEVEVALKAREIMHKDHGVGTRVVSMPCWRLFDQQESSYVASLLDNSSLKIAVEAASSVGWHKYIGRDGIFVGLDEFGASGKCSDLYKHFGVTAENLVSKALARLNSLV, via the coding sequence ATGAATTGCGATAGTCGCAGCTATACCGATGATGAACTACATGTTATGGCGCGGGCCATTAGGCTTATTTCTGTAGACGCCATTCAAAAGGCGGAGTCTGGGCATCCGGGTATGCCTCTGGGTATGGCAGATGTGGCGGTGGTTTTATTTTCAAGGTTTTTAAATTTTAGCGCCCGTGATCCCGCGTGGATTGATAGGGACAGGCTTGTTCTTTCAAATGGACATGGTTCCATGCTGCTTTATTCGATAATGCACCTTCTTGGGTGCTTAGGTATGGACGACATAAAGCAGTTTAGGCAATTGCACTCGATAACGCCAGGCCATCCGGAATATGGTTGCACTCCGGGCGTTGAAGCTACTACTGGGCCGTTGGGGCAAGGGCTCGGATGCGCTGTAGGTATGGCGATAGCGGAGAAAATTCTTGCACAGAGATTTGGTAGTGATTTGGTAGACCACTACACATACGTGATGGCTGGGGATGGATGTCTGATGGAGGGGATAAGCCATGAGGCCGCGTCACTTGCTGGTCATTTGTGCTTAGAAAAGCTTGTCGTGCTGTTTGATGACAATGGTATATCAATAGACGGCAAAACTAGCCTGGCAACTTCTGACGATGTTGCTGCGCGTTTCCTTTCCTATGGATGGGATGTATTGGAAGCAGATGGACATGATTATGAGCAGATTGGTCGCGCCATTGAGCGGGCCAGGAAGAGTTCCAAGCCCTCTATAATCGCTTGCAAGACTGTGATAGGAAAGTTCATGGCTGCGAAGGAAAACACTTCTTCTGCGCACAGCTGGCCTTTTACTGCTGATGATGCTCAGGGGTTGCGTAACGTCTTGGGGCATCAAGGTGGTATATTCGAAGTAGATGCTCGTGCGGAGAGCTTATGGGCGAAAGTGCGTGATAGGGGTGATAGCGCCTATAATGCATGGGTTGATAGGGCAAATAACTGCGGCGATAGAGCGCGTCACTTGAACGATGCTATTTCACCTGGGATACCGGATTATGTGTTTTCAGAGCTTAGGTCTAGTTGCAAGGGAGTGAGTTCTCCTGAAGCAACGCGCAAATCTTTTGGGCGAGTGCTCGAGTTGTTGACTGGAAAAGTTGCAAAACTAATTGGGGGGTCAGCTGATTTGACTTCTTCCAATAACACCAAGGCAAGCTGCATGAGGTCTATAGAACGTTGTGACTTTAGTGGCTCATACATCTATTATGGAATAAGAGAGCACGCAATGGCGGCCTGCATGAATGGAATTGCTCTTCATGGAGGTTTTATCCCTTATGGGGGCACCTTCTTGGTGTTTTCTGATTATTGTCGGCCGGCTATTAGATTGTCCGCACTGATGGCGCTGCAGGTTATGTATGTTATGACGCACGATTCCATAGGGGTCGGTGAAGATGGTCCCACGCATCAACCTGTTGAGCACCTTGCGTCTTTGAGAGCCATACCGAACTTATATGTCTTCAGGCCGGCAGATGCTATTGAGGTGTTGGAATGTTGCGAGATAGCGCTGCGCCTTACAAAATCTCCGGCTCTGTTTGTTTTGGCTAGGCAGAACGTTGCGCAGTTGCGTGGAGGAGATGATGGAGGCGGCAATTTATCTGCAAAAGGGGCGTACGTACTTGGTGAGTGTGAAGGCGATCTGCGCGTTACAATATTTGCTACCGGTTCGGAGGTAGAGGTTGCGCTCAAAGCTCGGGAGATTATGCATAAAGATCATGGTGTAGGAACAAGGGTGGTTTCCATGCCTTGCTGGAGGCTATTTGATCAGCAAGAATCTAGTTATGTTGCAAGTTTGCTGGATAACAGCAGCCTAAAAATTGCAGTAGAAGCGGCAAGTTCTGTGGGATGGCATAAGTATATAGGGAGAGATGGGATATTTGTAGGGCTGGATGAGTTCGGTGCCTCAGGGAAGTGTAGCGATCTTTACAAACACTTCGGCGTAACAGCAGAGAACTTAGTTTCCAAGGCACTTGCGAGATTGAACTCTTTGGTCTAA
- a CDS encoding monovalent cation/H+ antiporter complex subunit F, with product MIYSVFVLLACCAAMVLGIVSVSSIYDRMLAVNVFNTCMVLAIVTLGVVMDSADFFIDVALVYACVGLVASVGFAKYFLYGGWGE from the coding sequence ATGATTTATTCCGTATTCGTGTTGCTGGCGTGTTGTGCGGCCATGGTGTTGGGAATTGTGAGTGTTAGCAGCATTTATGATAGGATGTTGGCTGTTAACGTTTTCAATACGTGCATGGTTCTGGCTATAGTGACGCTCGGTGTTGTTATGGATTCCGCTGACTTTTTCATAGATGTCGCTCTGGTGTATGCATGTGTTGGGCTGGTAGCTTCCGTTGGATTTGCTAAATACTTTCTCTACGGCGGTTGGGGGGAGTAG
- a CDS encoding monovalent cation/H(+) antiporter subunit G, with protein MFGAFGAGIFYMGIIAVVIAVIGVMRFSDFLYRVHAAGIVDGAGITLSCIGLAFQYGFSILSLKILLLLALLLVTNTTTCNILTGAACSTRGDDEASC; from the coding sequence ATGTTCGGGGCATTTGGTGCAGGCATATTTTACATGGGCATCATCGCTGTTGTTATTGCCGTTATAGGGGTGATGAGGTTTTCAGACTTTCTATATAGGGTGCACGCTGCGGGAATTGTTGATGGGGCCGGAATAACGCTTTCATGTATCGGGTTGGCCTTCCAGTACGGTTTTTCTATTCTCTCACTTAAGATACTTTTGCTGCTAGCCTTGTTGTTGGTGACTAACACGACAACATGCAATATTCTGACAGGTGCGGCGTGCTCAACAAGGGGTGATGACGAGGCGAGTTGCTGA
- a CDS encoding DUF4040 domain-containing protein, whose amino-acid sequence MWSIAIIDGVLLSLLAVLACSIAVFEDLLVNTIVLCGFSLTLAALYLVMNAPDVAITEASVGAGFSTVLLLMVLSKLGYRKKIKVRSVFYQYEKVKLISAATMTVALFVMLVFMVAELPSFGDGESAANVAAAGTYLKSAYEYTGIPNLVTGVLASFRGYDTLCETVVVFTAATGVSLLVGGGKNA is encoded by the coding sequence ATGTGGAGTATAGCAATAATAGACGGTGTTCTGCTATCCTTGTTGGCAGTGTTGGCCTGCTCCATTGCGGTGTTTGAGGATCTGCTGGTCAACACCATTGTGTTGTGTGGGTTCAGTTTGACGCTGGCTGCTTTGTACTTGGTGATGAACGCACCGGATGTGGCAATTACTGAAGCTTCAGTTGGGGCAGGATTCAGCACTGTGCTTTTGTTAATGGTTCTTTCGAAGCTTGGGTATCGTAAAAAAATCAAGGTGCGTAGCGTTTTTTATCAGTATGAGAAAGTTAAGCTTATATCTGCTGCTACGATGACGGTTGCACTGTTTGTGATGTTGGTGTTTATGGTTGCAGAGCTGCCGAGCTTTGGTGATGGGGAGTCTGCTGCCAATGTTGCTGCTGCCGGGACTTATCTCAAAAGTGCCTATGAGTATACCGGGATACCGAATCTAGTTACCGGGGTTTTGGCAAGTTTCAGGGGATATGATACTCTCTGTGAAACCGTTGTAGTTTTTACAGCTGCTACTGGGGTTTCTTTATTAGTTGGTGGGGGCAAGAACGCATGA
- a CDS encoding Na(+)/H(+) antiporter subunit B — MKSRSSVHLADFGLRYVVSFMFSVMVIYGLYVHIHGDYSPGGGFQGGVIVASAVVLYAMTFGDSVTRGVLPCLLTVGAIGLLIYISTGLTSTFLGESFLSYVFRVYDTVTEQKLGVFLVELGVGLTVCSSVASMYFDFASWKNDIN; from the coding sequence ATGAAAAGTAGGAGTAGTGTACACCTTGCTGACTTCGGGTTGCGTTACGTTGTCTCCTTTATGTTCTCTGTCATGGTCATATATGGGCTCTACGTGCATATTCATGGGGATTATAGCCCTGGAGGTGGATTTCAAGGTGGAGTTATAGTAGCATCTGCTGTCGTGCTTTATGCCATGACTTTTGGTGACTCTGTTACCCGGGGAGTCTTGCCCTGTTTACTTACGGTAGGGGCTATTGGTTTGCTGATATACATTTCCACGGGCCTGACTTCTACGTTTTTGGGGGAGAGCTTTCTGTCGTATGTGTTTAGGGTTTATGATACGGTGACTGAGCAAAAGCTTGGGGTATTTCTAGTAGAGTTAGGTGTGGGGCTGACTGTTTGTTCCTCAGTTGCCAGTATGTATTTTGACTTTGCATCGTGGAAAAATGATATAAACTAG
- a CDS encoding cation:proton antiporter subunit C gives MDFLLSHLNYVVSALLFSLGLFVVVTSSSRVKQLQGLGLFQTAVLVFYVSLGYVGDSVAPILGSDGATQVYSNPLPSVLMLTAIVVGVATMAVGLSMVLRIEGAR, from the coding sequence ATGGATTTTTTGCTTTCACATTTAAATTACGTGGTGAGTGCGCTGCTGTTCTCTTTAGGGCTGTTTGTGGTTGTTACTAGTAGTAGCCGTGTGAAGCAATTGCAGGGTCTTGGTCTGTTCCAGACCGCAGTTCTCGTCTTTTATGTTTCCTTAGGGTACGTGGGTGATTCGGTGGCCCCGATACTCGGTAGTGATGGAGCAACGCAAGTGTATAGTAATCCGCTACCAAGTGTACTGATGCTTACTGCAATCGTTGTGGGGGTTGCCACAATGGCTGTGGGGCTTTCTATGGTGTTAAGGATAGAGGGGGCACGTTAA